Proteins encoded by one window of Lycium barbarum isolate Lr01 chromosome 11, ASM1917538v2, whole genome shotgun sequence:
- the LOC132617643 gene encoding dirigent protein 1-like, with amino-acid sequence MKAQKTQRIKSNKPKILSMASNSIKLSLILLLTIFITSKAELGQIKETNMTLYFQDWSGGPNATVLQITGHQDGPLSFAKFGSVFVTDDPITEAFDKNSAEIARAQGIYVTSALDGKISHVLISIIFTNEEYKGSTLEIQGASPRFERVREVAVVGGTGKFRIARGICNF; translated from the coding sequence ATGAAAGCACAGAAAACCCAAAGAATCAAGAGTAACAAACCCAAGATCTTGTCCATGGCATCAAATTCAATCAAGCTATCCCTCATTTTGCTTCTAACAATTTTCATAACCTCAAAGGCTGAACTAGGCCAAATTAAAGAAACAAACATGACACTCTATTTTCAAGATTGGTCCGGTGGACCAAATGCCACCGTGCTACAAATAACAGGCCATCAAGATGGTCCCCTAAGTTTTGCTAAATTTGGTTCAGTGTTTGTTACTGATGATCCAATAACAGAAGCCTTTGATAAGAACTCGGCAGAAATTGCTAGAGCACAGGGCATATATGTTACTTCTGCATTGGATGGCAAAATTTCTCATGTGCTAATATCAATTATTTTCACTAATGAAGAATATAAAGGGAGTACTTTGGAAATACAAGGTGCTAGTCCTCGGTTTGAGAGAGTAAGAGAAGTGGCTGTGGTTGGTGGTACAGGAAAATTTAGAATTGCTCGTGGGATATGCAACTTTTGA